Proteins from one Mesorhizobium sp. M9A.F.Ca.ET.002.03.1.2 genomic window:
- the mmsA gene encoding multiple monosaccharide ABC transporter ATP-binding protein: protein MASKILEMRDITKTFPGVKALSNVNLSVEEGEIHAVVGENGAGKSTLMKVLSGVYPSGTYDGQIIYRGDECHFKGIHDSERHGIVIIHQELALVPMLSIAENIFLGNERARYGIIDWNANETRTSALLKKVGLKEDPKTLITNIGVGKQQLVEIAKALSKEVQLLILDEPTASLSEKDSQALLDLLLEFKRQGITSILISHKLNEVNRVADKVTIIRDGRTIETLVKKDIREDRIITSMVGRSLDNRFPPREPKIGETVLEVKNWSVYHPIHAERQVIKGIDIDVRKGEVVGIAGLMGAGRTEFAMSLFGRSYGRHITGEVRLKGKPIDISSVSKAVEHGIAYVTEDRKTYGLNLIDHIKHNITLANLGGVSRHSVIDDLRELSVANDYRKRTNIRASSVYQMTGNLSGGNQQKVVLSKWLFANPEVLILDEPTRGIDVGAKYEIYTIIARLAAEGKAIIVISSEMPELLGITDRIYVMNEGRIVGEMAASDASQEKIMRAIVRGEGKKAS from the coding sequence ATGGCCTCGAAGATTTTGGAGATGCGTGACATCACCAAGACGTTTCCCGGCGTCAAGGCGCTGTCGAATGTCAATCTCAGCGTCGAGGAAGGCGAGATCCACGCCGTGGTCGGCGAGAACGGCGCCGGCAAATCGACGCTGATGAAGGTGCTGTCAGGGGTATACCCATCCGGCACTTATGACGGCCAAATCATCTATCGCGGGGATGAGTGCCATTTCAAAGGCATCCACGATAGCGAGCGCCACGGCATCGTCATCATCCACCAGGAACTCGCGCTGGTGCCGATGCTGTCGATCGCCGAGAACATCTTTCTCGGCAACGAGCGCGCCAGATACGGCATCATCGACTGGAATGCCAACGAGACGCGCACCAGCGCTCTGCTCAAGAAGGTGGGTCTCAAGGAGGATCCCAAGACGCTGATCACCAATATCGGCGTCGGCAAGCAGCAACTGGTCGAGATCGCCAAGGCGCTCAGCAAGGAAGTGCAGCTGCTGATCCTCGACGAACCGACGGCGAGCCTGTCCGAAAAGGACAGCCAGGCGCTGCTTGACCTGCTGCTCGAATTCAAGCGGCAGGGCATCACCTCGATCCTGATCTCGCACAAGCTCAACGAGGTCAACCGGGTCGCCGACAAGGTCACGATCATCCGCGACGGGCGGACCATCGAGACGCTGGTCAAGAAAGACATCCGTGAAGACCGCATCATCACCTCGATGGTCGGCCGCTCGCTCGATAACCGCTTCCCGCCGCGTGAGCCCAAGATCGGCGAGACCGTGCTCGAAGTGAAGAACTGGTCGGTCTATCACCCGATCCATGCCGAGCGGCAGGTGATCAAGGGTATCGATATCGACGTTCGCAAAGGCGAGGTGGTCGGCATTGCGGGGCTGATGGGCGCCGGCCGCACCGAATTCGCGATGAGCCTGTTCGGCCGGTCGTATGGCCGCCACATCACCGGCGAGGTGCGCCTCAAAGGCAAGCCGATCGATATCTCTTCGGTGAGCAAGGCGGTGGAACACGGCATTGCCTACGTCACCGAGGACCGCAAGACCTACGGGCTCAATCTGATCGATCACATCAAGCACAATATCACGCTGGCCAATCTCGGCGGCGTGTCGCGGCATAGCGTCATCGATGATCTGCGCGAGCTCAGCGTTGCCAACGACTATCGCAAGAGGACCAATATCCGCGCCTCGAGCGTCTATCAGATGACCGGCAATCTCTCAGGCGGCAACCAGCAGAAAGTGGTGCTGTCAAAGTGGTTGTTCGCCAATCCGGAAGTGCTGATCCTCGACGAGCCGACGCGCGGCATCGATGTCGGCGCCAAGTACGAAATCTACACCATTATTGCGCGTCTCGCCGCGGAGGGTAAGGCGATCATCGTCATCTCATCGGAAATGCCTGAATTGCTCGGCATCACCGATCGCATCTACGTCATGAACGAA